Below is a window of Acidimicrobiales bacterium DNA.
ACGCCCGGCCGTTGTAGCGCCTCAGGGTTAGTCAACTCGACTCCGCTCAACGCTGAGCCTCGAAGTCGATGACGACTGGTTCGCCGCGTAAGACGGTGTGGCGAACCTTCCCGAGGAGGGTCCGGCCGGCGAACGGTGTGTTGCGGGACCGGCTTGCCAAAGACTTCGGATCCACCACCCACTTGTGGGTTGGATCGATCACGCACAGGTTGGCCGGCCTACCGACCGCGATCGGTCCTCCGTGTTCAGCCGTTAGTCCGGCGATGGCCGCGGGCTGCCAGGACATCAACCCGAGCACTTTTTCCGTCGGGACCTCCAACTCGGTTAGGGCGAGCCCAAGCGCCGTCTCCAGACCGAGCATTCCCGGAGGCGCCTGATCGAAGGGAAGCTCCTTCGTCTCCTGGGCGTGAGGAGCGTGGTCGGTAGCAATCGCGTCGGCAGTCCCGTCAGCTATGGCGTCCTTCACGGCCGAGACATCTGCACCCGTCCGCAGCGGCGGGTTGACCTTGAACACCGGGTCGTAGGTCGCGACAGCTGCGTCGGTCAGGGTGAAGTGGTGCGGCGTTACCTCGGCCGTCACCTCGAGCCCGGATGCCTTCGCACCGCGGACCATGGCGAGCGACCCGGCGGTCGAGAGGTGAAGGAAGTGCAGCTTGGCGCCGGTGAGCCTCGCGAGGGCCAGGTCCCTCATGACCATCAGCTCCTCGGCCTCTGCCGGCTGGCCGGCGATGCCGAGACGGCTCGACCACTCACCCTCGTGCATGTGACCGCCTCCGGCGAGCGACGCGTCCTCGCAGTGCTGCGCGAGGGTCACGCCGAGGGCGCCGGCGTACTCCATCGCCCGGCGCATGAGACGGGCGTCCTGCACACCGCTGCCATCGTCGGTGAAGATCCGGACGCCCATGCCGGCCATCTCCGCCATGGGGGCAAGCTGGGTGCCCTTACGGCCGACCGTGATGGCCCCGGCGACGAGCACTTCGCAGCACGCCTCGTATCCGAGCTCCAGCACCTGCGCGACAACAGCAGCCGAGTCGATTGCCGGCTCGGTGTTCGGCATGGCCACCACCGCGGTGTAGCCGCCAAGCGCCGCGGCCCGGGCCCCGGTCTCGACTGTCTCCGCCTCCTCCCGGCCGGGCTCTCGCAGATGGGAGTGCAGGTCGACAAGGCCTGGCGCCACGATGCAGCCCGACGCGTCGAGCACGACGGTCCCGGCCGGTACCGAGCTGACCTTCGATCCGACGGTCGAGATACGACCCTCCATGATGAGAACGTCCGCCGGGCGGGTCCCGGTAGCGTCGACGATGGTTCCGCCTCTGATGACGACTGCCGGTGGATTACGCCGCGACAAGGTCGACCCCCGATCCGAGGAGCAGATAGAGGACCGCCATACGAACGGCGACCCCGTTGGCGACCTGGCGGGTGATGACCGAGGACGGGTCGTCGGCAACCTCGGCGGCGACCTCGACCCCACGGTTGACCGGACCGGGGTGCATGATCAGGGCCTGGTCTCCGAGTTGCTGGCGTCGTTGTCTGGTGAGCCCGTAGCGGGCGGTGTACTCGCGAACGGATGGAAGCAGCGCCTCG
It encodes the following:
- a CDS encoding dihydroorotase, producing MSRRNPPAVVIRGGTIVDATGTRPADVLIMEGRISTVGSKVSSVPAGTVVLDASGCIVAPGLVDLHSHLREPGREEAETVETGARAAALGGYTAVVAMPNTEPAIDSAAVVAQVLELGYEACCEVLVAGAITVGRKGTQLAPMAEMAGMGVRIFTDDGSGVQDARLMRRAMEYAGALGVTLAQHCEDASLAGGGHMHEGEWSSRLGIAGQPAEAEELMVMRDLALARLTGAKLHFLHLSTAGSLAMVRGAKASGLEVTAEVTPHHFTLTDAAVATYDPVFKVNPPLRTGADVSAVKDAIADGTADAIATDHAPHAQETKELPFDQAPPGMLGLETALGLALTELEVPTEKVLGLMSWQPAAIAGLTAEHGGPIAVGRPANLCVIDPTHKWVVDPKSLASRSRNTPFAGRTLLGKVRHTVLRGEPVVIDFEAQR